The proteins below come from a single Elgaria multicarinata webbii isolate HBS135686 ecotype San Diego chromosome 11, rElgMul1.1.pri, whole genome shotgun sequence genomic window:
- the SAXO3 gene encoding stabilizer of axonemal microtubules 3 — MLGCQAFHRHSNVCPKHSIRPAPLLVPAAASAPAFACNHAQKAEAAMAGTFSAYPIGWEVDSEALGAPEGRRQDWRLTSSGVGLNYSPPLPFPPPYARSTVHEPLPPASEKTWRDEVIPRLATTTQLTHGPKTHGGVLSQPRYSVAYAHWNVLYNKDLREKLKLRAWRFPLTMGNQKSEMRDHYSGWPNLPHEPTFHAGPQPFGLAAHHRDGASKSIVASTRNEELAGNPFYVRDKAVLRLNEPYMSITTQDFRPFTQKELQGYARKDALTYWQCEGYPKARGHGLKENPQARDSYPLIRAPGPMRDISQFPKATRVPRLPPNVTAVPHRGLLSLAKESYQIPNDYKRTWDRFCPVEQPPTVSCQVPVVEIMCVPRMYETEYKCYGSGKAVPV; from the exons ATGCTCGGCTGCCAAGCGTTCCATCGCCATAGCAACGTTTGTCCCAAACATTCCATTCGTCCCGCCCCTTTGTTGGTGCCCGCGGCTGCCTCTGCACCCGCATTCGCCTGCAACCATGCCCAAAAAGCAGAGGCGGCCATGGCAGGCACTTTCTCCGCCTACCCCATCGGCTGGGAGGTGGACTCCGAGGCGCTGGGAGCCCCCGAGGGACGCAGGCAAGACTGGAGACTGACCAGCAGCGGCGTGGGGCTCAACTATAGCCCTCCTCTGCCTTTCCCACCGCCCTATGCACGA TCTACAGTCCACGAGCCGCTGCCCCCCGCCTCTGAGAAAACATGGCGAGACGAGGTCATTCCCCGGCTGGCCACTACCACGCAACTCACCCATGGCCCGAAGACCCATGGGGGAGTGCTGAGTCAGCCCCGCTACTCTGTCGCTTACGCACACTGGAACGTCCTCTACAATAAAGACTTGCGAGAGAAG ctgaagctgagAGCATGGAGGTTCCCACTGACCATGGGCAACCAGAAGAGTGAGATGAGGGACCACTACTCTGGCTGGCCCAATCTGCCACACGAGCCCACCTTCCACGCCGGGCCTCAGCCATTTGGCTTGGCTGCTCATCACAGAGATGGAGCGTCAAAG TCCATCGTGGCCAGCACACGGAACGAAGAGCTGGCGGGCAATCCCTTCTACGTCCGTGACAAGGCGGTTCTGCGGCTCAACGAACCCTATATGTCCATCACCACCCAGGACTTCCGGCCCTTCACGCA GAAAGAACTACAAGGCTATGCCCGGAAGGATGCTCTCACGTACTGGCAGTGCGAGGGTTACCCAAAGGCCCGGGGCCATGGCTTGAAGGAGAATCCCCAGGCACGGGATTCCTACCCTCTGATCCGCGCACCCGGGCCAATGCGGGACATCAGCCAATTTCCAAAGGCCACCCGGGTGCCCCGGCTGCCCCCAAACGTAACGGCTGTTCCCCACCGTGGTCTCCTCAGCCTGGCAAAAGAATCTTACCAAATTCCCAATGACTACAAGCGCACCTGGGACCGCTTCTGCCCCGTGGAGCAGCCTCCCACCGTCTCCTGCCAAGTGCCCGTGGTGGAGATCATGTGCGTGCCGCGCATGTACGAGACAGAGTACAAGTGCTATGGAAGCGGCAAAGCCGTGCCAGTGTGA
- the LOC134406177 gene encoding neurotrophin-4-like, with the protein MDKGPHTMLFLLLAVVTPLLYGTCATTLSNTSAISGITDVLSTKTPLRDWEFVSSHVALSREEPTVRPSLEDSHAPSVLTACDMISTWVTDKRTAVDITGRNVTVLSEIYTPQGRLKQYFYEIKCRPDGATRNACRGVDQRYWKSKCRTAQAYVKALTMSAPNVVAWRWIRIDASCRCTISCAYPTHGPEGGKCRRRNGTSVVQLGLDLGEQPTGPTNDPPESGK; encoded by the coding sequence GTCCCCACACCATGCTTTTTCTACTCCTTGCTGTGGTGACGCCATTGCTTTATGGCACCTGTGCCACAACCCTTTCTAACACCAGTGCCATCTCTGGCATCACCGATGTCCTCTCCACCAAGACACCCCTTCGGGACTGGGAGTTCGTCTCTTCACACGTTGCCCTTTCTAGAGAAGAGCCTACGGTCCGACCCTCATTGGAGGACTCCCATGCCCCGTCGGTGCTGACAGCCTGTGACATGATCAGTACCTGGGTGACAGACAAGCGTACGGCTGTGGACATCACGGGTAGAAATGTGACAGTGCTTTCTGAGATCTACACCCCTCAGGGCCGACTCAAGCAGTATTTCTATGAGATCAAGTGCAGGCCAGATGGGGCCACGAGAAATGCTTGCCGGGGAGTGGATCAACGCTACTGGAAGTCTAAGTGCAGGACAGCCCAGGCCTATGTAAAGGCCCTCACCATGAGCGCTCCCAACGTTGTAGCCTGGCGATGGATCAGAATCGACGCTTCATGCAGATGCACTATATCCTGTGCTTACCCCACACACGGGCCAGAGGGAGGGAAGTGTAGGAGGAGGAATGGGACGTCAGTGGTGCAACTAGGCCTGGACCTCGGGGAACAGCCCACGGGGCCCACAAATGACCCCCCAGAGAGCGGCAAGTGA